DNA from Solanum stenotomum isolate F172 chromosome 3, ASM1918654v1, whole genome shotgun sequence:
GAAGGCCAATTAAATACTTCAATCTTATTAAATACTGCTTTTACGATAGGTTAGATGACTCACACGGGGCAATTAGAATCAAGCAAGAGAGAAGACATTTTCAAGTTAATTAAACAAGAGAGAGGACATTTAGGAAAGCCGCTGTTAATACGCAAAGTTATACTAACAAAGACTCTACCAATAAATTAACTTTTTCGTAATTTATTTGTGATTACGGTTAATTTTCCATAATGTAAAATTTGTCACTAACGACAACATGCttgaagaaataataagaaGAGTATGAAAAAATTAGTGTTAGTTGTGTCAggcacaaatatttttttttcaaacgtCAAGTTGAGCAATACGAAGATTTATTAGACATACAAAACATGATTTTGTTCTGATTTTCATTATATGTCGTTTTCTCTATATCTACACTTTATTCAACAAAATCCTCTTATATATAACAAtggacaatatatatataatatttcttcacttcataattaattagtggccttaattatttttttaataaaacagaTCACCACTATCTTGTTTGGTTTGTAGATTAGCATCCATAATCTATCTAAACTTTTCAGGTAATGGggaaaatatacatattaattaataaataaagagataagTTCATGAAAAAGAGCCTTATGCAATATGGCCAGGTGAATGGTGGGGTTTACATTGAATGTGCTTTATTGGACATCTCCATTTTTgccattttaaaaataataatccttcTTCAATAAGTAATTAAGTATTATATAATTCTCCTCTCTTTTAATAGTTTAAGTAAATTTGTAAGTGGAAAAGTTTCCTTTATTCTTTGGTTTGGGCATTAAGCATGCATTTCCGCTTGGCCTGAAAAGTGCTTAAGGAAAAAGTGGGGATTAtaatcaacttattttaagaTAAAGCCAAACaacatttatgtatatataattggGACATACAAGCAATTTGAAGATATTTATGGAGTTGGTTATAATACACACTAACACCTGTTTAGTCAAAATGTTTCTCCCCGTCACAAAACACCAAACTAGAGCCAGCTAACCTTTACATGggatgtcttttttttttatttggtttatAACAATAGCATTCGAGTCAATTTTCACACACAAACTAATTTGTTGACTTGTATATGTATTAGATAACTCTTTGAATTGTGATGATTACTCACAAGATAgtaatcatgagatggaatcgaCCTTTCATTGAAGGAGTTTCGAGGAAGAATCATTGTATGTATTTCTTCAATTGAACCTCTTTTGAGTTCATAATTAAGGATTTTATGTATGAGTTCAATTTCTTGTTCTATtgaatttgattgttttttatCACTCTGCCAACCACAATGTTAGCAAATGGCAAGTCTCCGcttttcttttgattaattCAACTCATATCTTACCTGTCCCTTACGATACACTCTCGATCAATAAAGAATTTAAGCATATGAGAAGAAATTATcttacatatttttttgtgtgataGTATGTGCACGTGCATTGGGAAACAGAGAGAGCATCTTGATATAATGCATACGTAAGAGAAAGGAGAATACAGTAATCAAATCTATATGTAGTAAGCTTATAAATGTTATGGTGTTAGACTTTGTCACACAATGACAAAACTGGCAGATCAATAATTTCAATAATGGGAAATGGCTCTTCTTTGTCTTGTTGCTGAAACAGTGTGTCCTTTCTAACTAATGTTTAAGCTTTTAaccaaaaacaacaaaacaCTTCACAACTGGTTGTTGGTAATCATATCTTTGGAACTTCCAACTGTCACCAGATTTTCTCTGAAATTAAGGCAAGTCCACTGCTTGTTATCTTCTATCACaggataaattaattaaatgtcaCTCTCTAATCTTTGACTGTATTTTACAAATATATCTTGGTCATATCGCGATGTGTACTTCCTAATCCATCAACCCCTTTCTTTATGACAACACTGATACTAGTTGTGTGAGACTTCTTTTTGTCTCACGAAAAAGTAGACTCAAATCTTATACTTTTGggtttatttttttgtgaaacaaaAATGAGTCTCACTCGACTAGTGTCAGTTGTGTGAGTCACAAAATAGAACTTTTTTGAATCTTGAGGATGACATTGGAAGCTAATCTTCAGGATCCAGAAACTTGCTTCTGATTCTTGAGGTGAAAACTTATGCTTTGCCAAAAAACTGAACACCAACTTCATTGTTCTTGCCAATTGATATAAGCTTCACCACATTCTCTTGCTGTGATTGCACTTAGGGAGTTGAGACATGTCCTCAAAAAACAGTTTCCTCACAAAAAGTCAGTGTGTTGTATCAGCATGCTTATCATGACCTAAAGTATGTTGATATCGATCGATTTGATCAAGTCAGTCAGAAACACGTCATGCTTCGAGCAGAAGCATAAAGATTGTCCATTTTACTTTCCAATTTCTTCAAGCTTGCTGAGGACCTGCTTTATATTAGGCCTAAGAGCAGGTGAGGGAGAACAACAAGCCACAGCAAGCTGAAGGAATTCATAGACATGATCTTCATTAACCACCCTTTGGCCATCATCAGTTTGGCTAACTAGAATTTGTGGATGATAAAAATCCGCAACTCTATGATCAAGAATCGCACTTTGAATGGCATTAGGCAAATAAATATCCTTATCAAAATTTGGTTTCCTGTAGAATGTTTCTTTCCCTGTTAATAACTCTAACAAGATAACCCCCAGGCTGTAAATATCAGTTTCTTCACTAACTTCTCTCATCTTGATCAATTCAGGGGCTTTATACCCCTGAGCTGCTGAAGCTTCAAGCATTTCTTGGCCTGCAGTTGGATTCAAGAGAAGATGCAATCCAAAATCGGACACATATGGCCTGAAGTGTCGATCCAAAAGTATATTATTCGACTTGAGATTTCCATGGATTATGGGAATTTCTAAGTCTGTGTGAAGATAGTCTAGTCCTTGAGCAATGCCAATGGAGATCCTACATATGATGTGCCATTTATGAGCCTCACCGTTCCCGTCTGTATCATTAGACACAATGTTCTTAAAACAAATACATTTGTATACTTGAGACATATATTGAAAACTAATACATGTGTGTACTTTAGACTTGAGAGTGGTTCAACTTAACACGGATTAGTTATTAATGAAACTATAATTTTGACAAAGTACCTACTATTAGGTTCTAAATTGACAAGAAAACTAACTGAGATTTGAGGTAAGATATGTTAAACTATAGCACTGCACATGTGTAGGTTTTTAAATAAGcagaagaaaacaaaatccaTTTAAATCCAGAAAACAAACTTTTTCAACACAAAATATGGagaaatataatatcaaaaaatattcgaaaaaaatggaagaaagtAAAGTTCATCTGTGCTTTCCAGATTCAGAAACAGTGTTGTTGAGATGtcaccaaaaaaaaagtgaaaaagaaaagggaacaaTCAAAGGACCTAAAAATTCAAACTGCATATAGATATCTAATTATTGAAGTCCCTTACAGTTGTGAGAAAATGATTGAATGAGACTTTTTTCAAGGCACCAAATGGCAaaatcaagatcccattttttGTCATGAAAATTTTGTATTACTAACCAATAGAAGAAAACAGAAAATTATTGTGAAAATCAACATCTCCTGCCAGATGCTACAAATCATTAAAATGACCACTCttgttttttcttattctaTTTCCAAGACAAACTTTTTTGAATAAACACCACACCATAGGCTTAAAGATTTGTTAGCACTCAAGTCattgtgttttaaaattatGGTAACACAATTCTAATACTTATAACATATCCAGTATAATCCCACACGAACAATTTTAATACttgtatattaaaaaaaacagcAAGAGCACATACCTCTAATCAATTGAGCTAAAGTACCATGACGATAAAAAGGATGTACCATCAGTTTCTCTCCTCTTTGCCCTGCATAAAATGCACACAAAGGCACCAAATTAGGATGCCTTAAAGACCCCAAAAGCTCCATTACAGGCACAACTTCTTTCATTGTGACAGTACAAGCTGGTCTCAAGAACCTCAACAATGTAAGTCTATCAATACTCAGCAAACTAGCCCTGTATAAAGTTCCATAACTTGATTTCCCAATAACTTCACCAGGGGCATCCAAGATTTCATACACAGTAAGATCTTCACCATCTTGAAACTTGATCAACAAATCTTTTTCAACCCCATCTCTTTCTTTTACCTCAAAATTAGCTTCAACATCCCTAGAAACAATTTCCCCTCTTTTCCTTGTACATAAATAGATCactaacaacaaaacaattAAAGCAGTTACTGAACATGGTACTATAATAAGTATGAGCATATGCTTGTGTtccattttcttgaaaaaactgACACTTGGGTGTtaaaaagattgaaactttaTGACATTTTAATGGAAAAAAGGAAGATTCAAGATCTGGTTAGAAAAGGGTAAGTCTTGAAAATGCAATCATTTTTTATGGAAATGGAAGGAGTGAAATGTGTAAAGGGGAAATGGGGTTTTTGCGGAGATTGTGGCAAAACAAAATCTTGAAGAGGACTTTGGCTTTGTGAAGAAAGTTGCCGCAGAGAGAGGGaaaaggagagagagagagagagagagagagaacaaGTCAAGATTAGAGAGAGGGAGATGGGGAGTTGGCAAGAGAAAGAGAGAACAGATGGTGGCATGTGCCGTTTATATGGAAGGAATTCATTTCATCTCATGTATTAATTGCCTCTCCATCCCATTCCCTCCATCCTCACCAAAATAGTGTTAGGTTTAGaagcacaaaatttaaaaaatattctctccgtcccattttatatgtcacatttttactttgcacttgcattaagaaatgatgtaactttacctttctattcttatttaatgatttcttaagtcaactttataataaatgatgaatacattttcaaaatttattaactactccatcaagggtataataggcaaaatatgataatttatgcataaattttataaaatgacaagtattgtggtccagctatttatagaaaaggatgacatataaaatgagacggagggagtatattttatatatatctttaatttattatcgtgaaatttaaaagttttttatacTTTCTTATACTTCATATCTGATTAAACTAAGACACACAATAAAACATATGAAGTATTACATATACATGCATGTGCAACGAGCAGAGCCGACTCCGGGTTCGACCCAGCTCAATTCAGTTTTGATCAAAATTTAGCTCGAGTCAACTTGACTAGCTaaagttacattttttttcttgttattgaTAGAGTGATATTCTCTGTCTCtgtcaaataaaaaagagaggGAGAAATggaagagaggagaaaaaggggCTCGTTTTGGTCATGTAATGATTACTTTAAAAATCATTCATTAATCTTAATTAAGTTAGCAAAacatcaattcaataattattatttattaaaaattagtaATTTATAATTGTGTACTTTAATTGATTTAaggaaaaagggtaaaaatgtccttaaactatgtgaaaggaataaAAATGCTTTCAGTTTATAGTTTGgctaaaaaatgtttttaccgtcaatattttggttcaaaaatgttCTTAAACTATGCGAAAGGACGAAAAATGTCCTCCCTTTTTAGTTTGGTCGAAAAATGCTCTTGCCGTCAATGCATTGGTAAAAAAATActcttattgttatttaatgggtcaaaaatactcatttttcaaataaatatattattattttcttttggaaaaaaggacaaatataccctcgaactatcataaatggtatataGATACCCctgtcatatttttgggacattggtgtctctgccgtccaaaaactagagcatatataccctttaaaCTAAAGGACATaaacgtgtcataatcttatccaccaacccgacatttattaaatattggatCAATGGATAAGATTGTGTCACGTGTCCCTGTTTAGTCTttcgttagagtgaagggcatatatgctctagtttttggaggGCAGGGGCGTCAATgttccaaaagtatgacggaggtatctacataccatttacgatagttcggggtaaatttgtctttttttcccttttattttaaagcatttctttttctaataatgttttttaaaaattagcaaatgtttatcttacttcaattcaaagaaaataaaaaatgaaaatatttctaattttattatcattattttttattgttatataaatataaattaatgatggatatactatgatcttatatatatgacatataatATTTGTCGAAAGGgtacatgaagttattctatttaaattgataaaatgagattaagaagaaaaaaaatatttccgacatttttatttggttaaagtaattttagaagaaagaaaacaagaatagtgttctttaataatattttattaggaagaagatgtgtgtttaaaaagaaaaaaatatatatttattcggaAAAGggcattttgacccattttgtaaCTATAGGGGCATTTCTGGACAAAAGTATTGAcggtaagggcatttttgagccaaattATAAACGGAAGACATTTttattcctttcacatagtttaagggcatttttgaccatttttccTTGATTTAATGTAATTAAACTCTTTATAGACATCGTTACTTAATACTATTTTATGGATGGTGCaaaatcaattaatattttaaattaaagaattcagaaattaaataaattcaatattttacaatttattattgattattttgttCAATATAAAGTAAACATCATTTAATTTAAGCTCTAATTCAGACTCTAATATGTAACCACcaaattaaattactataatacttACATTTCTCTtaatcaactaacttattataaATCTAACTTTTTTACTAGCGTAACACTACGTAAAACTAAACATTAAAGAGTTAACTCGAACTCGACTCAAGCTCGGGCCCCAACACCCAACCTACTTGTTACTCAACCTATCTTTGAAAAAGGTTAAGATATAGAAGAGGGTAATATTTTAAAGGAATTTTCTTGTTGAAAAATACCTAAAGCATTTGTTGGTGGTTGCACGTTGGGAATAAAGACCCCCACAAATTGGAATAACACTTCTAAAACGAAAGAGGACTCCACGAAGTATCCTTTGCCTCTTTGGACCATTTCCTTGACAAGTGACAAATCCCAACCAACAACATATACCTAAAccaaaagaaacaaattatatacatgTAGCTAAGAGGAACGAGTTATCGTTACAACAAAGATAGGATTCTcgataagaaaatataaaatataacaagaaaatttaatatttattatgtgtatattaaagataattttaaatttatatacaatgtaattttttgatgaagttCAACAATACATCGTTGTAGGGAAAAAAGTGATGGAAGTCTAATGGAAATTAAAGGGAGTAGGATGTTATATGGTCCATTTTACATATTGGATAGTATGTAGTGAGTGACATAATTATTTGTCTGTTGTATAAAAGTTTCTTGAAAAGTGGAGAAAAAGAAGGTTAGTATAAAATGCCATTACAAAGAGACAAAGAAACAAGGTGGCATGCTTCCCTATTGCTTCTTTCACTTTTTTGGTACTTCCTattcatttttgaattttgaccaTATGTTTTTAGTGCCACTATAActtctagttttttttaatttttttttttgagattgcCTTTTCAGAAGTGGAAGTAGAATCATGACTATTGTTTCCAAAATAGTTTtagatttaataattaaattttttagaaaCTCAGTAAAcgaatttaaatatttgttgaaatactaaattcaagttcagttgaattcaataaatataaatagcaTTAGTATTCATTTGTTATATCTTGATTATTTCATATGATACCTATAATACAATAAACATCGAATAATTTTATACACTAAGATTTAGATATATATGAATCACCTAATATTTTCTGGTAACCTTGAACTTTCATGATTATGATAAGTTGATAACCCACGTTGTCACTCTTGATTGCATTGGACAATGGATATATAATCAACTTGTAAgtagaaaaaaaactaaatgatCTAGTAATTTTAAATGTGTTACAAAATAtgtaattgaaaatattaaagatttGTGACATCTTCACCTTCTCTTTCAAGGTCTTAGTTTCTCAATTTTCCTTATATCAAtgtattttgatgttatttatGAGAAAGAATGCTACATTTGACTTgtcaattttttcatttaaaatttggtGGTAGTTCCTtgtcttaattattattcataatcATATGTTACTGTCCCCACTATtaatcttgttttttttttcttttttggtaattcTCTTTTTCTAGCATAATCAAGAGGATTTGGCCCCATCCTACCACGTGAGGATGATTGCAAACCCAAAAGCCTGAACGGGTTGTTTGTTGTTCGAGAATTTTTGATCTCGCAAATTATTTCGGTATAAATTCAGAAATTATACGTAAGAATTATAACATTTCGTGGTTATTTAATAGGCAAATATTTCTATCTAACACTTTATAGTGcctaattcttttattttacccCTGTGTATTATTcctacaatttattttttcatttgatatttgacactcgTTTCAagctttaattaatttgaatacgGTTAAAAATTTCCTTTTAAAGTAAAACAGtttttacttaaaataaatttattttcaagattCGAATTTGAGCTCCTAATCAAACCTTTGATAGTACTACTTGAATTACTCCTACAATTACAAATCATGAATTGCAACAACGACCTCATTGAACCTTAATAATGTACAGCTGTTTTTTGATCGATAATCAATTTGGTTGGATTGGTCTCTCAAGTTATTAATACCCGGCCCCGCACGTCGTAGGAAAGGTGCACCTAATCTCTTTCTGGTGGACGTTTCGTCATGTTTcatcgaaaaaaataaattaaaaatttaaagtgaaaaagtgaTATTTACAAAttgaagtttttattttttttattttttgtgagtAAATTGGAGTGACAAAAATGGaaacatgtttttattatttttcaaattcttgaaaattttgaagttgaattttaaaattttatgatcaAATATATTATTCGGAATTCAActcagaaaaaaaaagtgaaataattaTTCTTTCCCTTaaagatttttgtaattaattaatttattgtgcATGGTGACACTGTTGTTTTCACgtataaaagttttttattaCAAAcgtacttaattaattaacgactTAAAAGTGCATTAAATTTAAGACATTATTAGAAAAAACACAACCATCTAGCATGAGAAAAAAGGGATATAATTTTCGTCTTAGAAGTTAGTAACAATTAACTTACAAAAAAGTTTTAGAGttgatgattattttatttccaatagcttacaacttttatttttttgggcaACTTTTCTGGTCCTGCCAAATTTGGAACCATACTGTTGAGAGACTTCTACATTAGTTTGGTGGATGCAGTAGAGGACTAATTAGTAATGTgatcaaagtaattaattaagtaacATTATTTTGATTTAGGATGAGTTTGTTAGGAAATATAAATCAAACTTGAACAAGAATgggtttatatttatttatttattttaaaaaaacaagtaCTAGCTACTAGCCAAGTTGAAAAAGGATTATTAAGAGTTTGtcatttgtatttaaaaatatgaaaacaagAGTTATAGCTATGTGAggaaaaaacttaaaaagaacTCCTTaatgtatttttcaaatttgaattttgaaattgaaataaatgagcggatttaataaataattacttatttaaaatattttttaaatatttccaTTTTCATTCATGATTAAACGGCTAATAAATATATCTATGGTTAGATTTAAAGCAGGAAGCAAATGTCGTTGACCTAGCTAGATAATTGCTTATGCTACAAACATTTATTGTGAGATATTGTTGAACTCAGGGATcatttgatttttgaataagataattaaaaagaaaaaaatagaaaacaaatttaagtttataaatagcgtaactttttttattattattatggatGTGTTTATGTTGGAATAATTAGTGTTAAtgagaataaaaataaagtcaAATGTTGGAGCAAGTAGAAGGACAATGAGTTGCGATGactattttcttttgttcttctttaAATACTCATACTAAAACACAATTTAGTTCTTGTAGAAAATTCATATGAATATTATTGAagcatatttttaatattagagttttatattttattttaagtgtgaaaatatgagaaataaaaagaaaaaagtgtgaatgcaaaaataaaaaaagagcaagaaaaatttaagattatttttttgtggttatattgtaatttttttatttttgtatctgCAAAAGAAAAATTGGTACATCTATAATAATTTTCATAAGAAGAAGAGTGAAAAATAAATCTGATTACCAACATAATAAACTCAAATTATTCGTTAAACTAAAGAAGGCAAGAAAAATAATCTCATATGTGAGAACTGAGAAGGATCAAATGTACCCTTAAAGGCCTTAACTTTGCAAAAGATCAAATATACTTAcatggattttattttttaaaataaaattttaaaattaatcttTTTCACTTACGTTAGATATGTAATAGTAAAAATACGTATAAACCATTTTTATAACTAATAATATCTAAATAGTAGTAATAAAGTCGAGTATATATTTGACTCTTTACCCTCTGTaatttactactccctccgtccctttttagttgtccactttagaaatggcacacagattaagNTTTTATAACTAATAATATCTAAATAGTAGTAATAAAGTCGAGTATATATCTGACTCTTTACCCTCTGTAATTTACTATTAAATTGTTTGGCAATAAACCAATAATGATGAAGTGCATTGGCTGGAGAAGTAGAGTGATAAAAAAATAGTAGAGAAAATGATGGGTTAGGTAGcgttgaaattaaaatgtaaacAGAGCTGAGCTCTGACTTCAAAGAATTTTGGGTTgctgacttttttttttcctccgTGTTCGAAATTTATATTGGAGTCTCGACGAAATTTGAATTGTGTACTATTGGATTCATTTGGGGATGACGCTctcaataaaattttctttgtaTCCAAAGTTCAAATCGAAAACCTCTAATTAAAGATGAAACAGTTTCACAACTATATCACAAAATTTGAGCATCGAtaaattagtattatttttttggtgctGACTTAATCCTTACTCAAAGACACCGACATTCAATTAATGTAATGTAATTGAGTGTCAACTGTTTGACGCTTCTTTGATGTTTAGTACATAAggattataataattaataataagacTTTCTCAAATAGAATTTTAAGAGCTTATATTAGCTTTACTTTTTCTCAAGAGGCATGATATTGATACCctcaacttgaaaaataaacTCGGAGATTCCTTCATTGGGCAGcacaaaagaattaattaagaaatatgGGAGAAATTTTAAACGGTTATTTGTGAGAATATATAAGAATAGTACTGAATAgagtttttttaataatattgattAGTTATactgaaatattttttcatcttatttgGTGTATTAAATAGTCATATCTTTAACCGTAttaattcatgtattaattaCCATTATATATTACTAATATCATAATTTGTAGTGTATTAATTATACACCCCATATTATTAAATAagatgtataactaatacatacattatatattttatcgaataaaaaattgaataatatcataattaatacataaattaattttttaatgcatCCTATCAAACGAACCttaaataatttgaagatgGTAGTGAAT
Protein-coding regions in this window:
- the LOC125859911 gene encoding putative kinase-like protein TMKL1, whose protein sequence is MEHKHMLILIIVPCSVTALIVLLLVIYLCTRKRGEIVSRDVEANFEVKERDGVEKDLLIKFQDGEDLTVYEILDAPGEVIGKSSYGTLYRASLLSIDRLTLLRFLRPACTVTMKEVVPVMELLGSLRHPNLVPLCAFYAGQRGEKLMVHPFYRHGTLAQLIRDGNGEAHKWHIICRISIGIAQGLDYLHTDLEIPIIHGNLKSNNILLDRHFRPYVSDFGLHLLLNPTAGQEMLEASAAQGYKAPELIKMREVSEETDIYSLGVILLELLTGKETFYRKPNFDKDIYLPNAIQSAILDHRVADFYHPQILVSQTDDGQRVVNEDHVYEFLQLAVACCSPSPALRPNIKQVLSKLEEIGK